A genomic stretch from Pseudomonas sp. MUP55 includes:
- a CDS encoding glycosyltransferase family 2 protein: MHNPCALIPVYNHEAAVPAVVHSLLNSGLPCLLVDDGSSAACAAVLAQLALLGNVTLLTLPSNQGKGGAVMAGFREAARLGYTHALQVDADGQHDLREVETFIDTSRRHPDAIICGYPEYDDSVPKGRLYARYLTHVWVWINTLSLQIRDSMCGFRVYPLAPTLALMDSAYIGTHMDFDSDILVRLAWRNQPMRWLPTQVHYPADGLSHFRLFRDNVRISAMHTRLFFGMLVRAPAILWRRWQA, translated from the coding sequence ATGCATAACCCCTGCGCCCTGATCCCGGTCTACAACCATGAAGCCGCCGTGCCCGCCGTGGTCCACAGCCTGCTGAACAGCGGCCTGCCGTGCCTGCTGGTGGACGACGGCAGCAGCGCGGCCTGCGCAGCGGTGCTAGCGCAATTGGCGCTGCTGGGCAACGTCACCCTGCTGACCCTGCCGAGCAACCAGGGCAAGGGCGGCGCGGTCATGGCCGGCTTTCGCGAAGCGGCGCGACTGGGTTACACCCACGCCCTGCAGGTCGATGCCGATGGCCAACACGACCTGCGCGAAGTCGAGACCTTTATCGACACCTCCCGCCGGCACCCCGACGCCATCATCTGCGGCTACCCCGAATACGACGACAGCGTGCCCAAGGGTCGCCTCTACGCACGCTACCTGACCCACGTGTGGGTGTGGATCAACACCCTGTCGTTGCAGATTCGCGACTCGATGTGCGGCTTTCGCGTGTACCCGCTGGCCCCCACGCTGGCGCTGATGGACTCGGCCTACATCGGCACGCACATGGATTTCGATTCAGACATCCTTGTGCGCCTGGCCTGGCGCAACCAGCCCATGCGCTGGCTGCCCACCCAGGTGCATTACCCGGCCGACGGCCTGTCGCACTTTCGCTTGTTCCGCGACAACGTGCGCATCAGCGCCATGCACACGCGACTGTTTTTCGGCATGCTGGTGCGCGCGCCGGCCATCCTGTGGCGTCGGTGGCAGGCATGA
- a CDS encoding acyl-CoA thioesterase, with amino-acid sequence MRSPGVLHCDTHILVPFFDVDTMNVVWHGHYVKYLEVARCALLDKIGHNYTAMLEAGYAWPVIDLQLRYVRGAVFGQTVNVRASLVEWENRLKVNYLITDLASGERLTRASTVQVAVEIASREMQLASPKVFIDAVERALK; translated from the coding sequence ATGCGTAGCCCCGGCGTACTGCACTGCGACACGCACATCCTCGTGCCGTTTTTCGATGTCGACACCATGAACGTGGTGTGGCACGGGCATTACGTGAAATACCTGGAAGTGGCGCGCTGCGCGCTGCTGGACAAAATCGGCCACAACTACACCGCGATGCTCGAAGCCGGCTACGCCTGGCCGGTGATCGACCTGCAGCTGCGCTATGTGCGCGGCGCGGTCTTTGGCCAAACCGTCAACGTACGCGCCAGCCTGGTGGAATGGGAGAACCGTTTGAAGGTCAACTACCTGATCACCGACCTGGCCAGCGGCGAACGCCTGACCCGCGCCAGTACCGTGCAAGTGGCGGTAGAGATCGCCAGCCGCGAGATGCAATTGGCCTCCCCCAAAGTATTCATCGACGCCGTAGAAAGGGCCCTGAAATGA
- a CDS encoding glycosyl transferase → MSDSGKHWADREERGSFWLMKLTAVAAKVLGRRLLSPLLYSIVFYFFLFGRTARQSAWQYQQRLAQWSARDDLLPTHRKVFGQFMAFADSLLDKLDVWNGKLRLEQIEINDPAQLRGQLRGERGQMLVGAHLGNLEVCRALAEIGEQVTMNVLVHTKHAERFNRLLGEAGATHLRLIQVSELDPATMLLLSQRLDDGEWLAIAGDRIPLHGGRTVRVDFLGHEAAFPQGPWLLAGLLKCPVNLLMCLKHQGRYHLTIEPFAQLIEWKRSTREQVIALWTARYAARLGQFCLQAPQQWFNFYPFWKTDDHVS, encoded by the coding sequence ATGAGCGACAGCGGCAAACACTGGGCCGACCGCGAGGAACGCGGCAGTTTCTGGCTGATGAAGCTCACGGCAGTCGCGGCCAAAGTGCTTGGTCGCCGCCTGTTGAGCCCGCTGCTGTACAGCATCGTGTTTTACTTTTTCCTGTTTGGCCGCACCGCGCGCCAGAGTGCCTGGCAATACCAGCAGCGCCTGGCGCAGTGGAGCGCGCGCGACGACTTGCTGCCAACCCACCGAAAGGTCTTTGGCCAGTTCATGGCGTTCGCCGACTCACTGCTCGACAAACTGGACGTGTGGAACGGCAAGCTGCGCCTGGAGCAGATCGAAATCAACGACCCGGCGCAACTGCGCGGCCAACTGCGTGGCGAGCGCGGGCAGATGCTGGTGGGCGCGCACCTGGGCAACCTGGAAGTGTGCCGCGCGCTGGCGGAGATTGGCGAACAAGTCACCATGAACGTGCTGGTGCACACCAAGCATGCCGAGCGCTTCAATCGCCTGCTGGGCGAAGCGGGGGCGACCCACTTGCGCCTGATCCAGGTCAGCGAGCTGGACCCGGCCACCATGCTGCTGCTCAGCCAGCGCCTGGACGACGGCGAATGGCTGGCGATCGCCGGCGACCGCATCCCGCTGCACGGCGGGCGCACGGTACGCGTCGATTTCCTCGGGCACGAGGCCGCGTTTCCCCAAGGCCCATGGCTGCTGGCCGGCTTGCTCAAATGCCCGGTCAACCTGCTGATGTGCCTCAAGCACCAGGGCCGCTATCACCTGACCATCGAGCCCTTCGCGCAATTGATCGAATGGAAGCGCAGCACCCGCGAGCAGGTCATTGCGCTGTGGACCGCCCGCTACGCCGCGCGCCTGGGCCAGTTCTGCCTGCAAGCGCCTCAACAATGGTTCAACTTTTACCCTTTCTGGAAGACCGATGACCACGTCTCTTGA
- a CDS encoding aromatic amino acid ammonia-lyase produces MTTSLEPITFGERPLRIEDVLALANRQVPTRLQDDAAYRQRIAKGAQFLDSLLDKEGVIYGVTTGYGDSCVVAVPLQHVEALPRHLYTFHGCGLGKLLDAQATRAVLAARLQSLCHGVSGVRVELLERLQGFLEHDVLPLIPEEGSVGASGDLTPLSYVAATLSGEREVLFRGERRQAADVHRELGWEPLVLRPKEALALMNGTAVMTGIACLAFARADYLLHLATRITALNVVALQGNPEHFDERLFAAKPHPGQMQVAAWLREDLAIDAPTAPLHRLQDRYSLRCAPHVLGVLADSLNWLRSFIEIELNSANDNPIIDAEAERVLHGGHFYGGHIAFAMDSLKTLVANVADLLDRQLALLVDVRYNHGLPSNLSGAPADRAMLNHGFKAVQIGTSAWTAEALKNTMPASVFSRSTECHNQDKVSMGTIAARDAVRVLELTEQVAAATLLAAHQGVWLRAQAEDARPLPPALAAMHEELAKDFAPVIEDRALEGELRLCLQRIAEQHWRLHA; encoded by the coding sequence ATGACCACGTCTCTTGAGCCGATCACCTTTGGCGAACGCCCCCTGCGCATCGAAGACGTACTGGCCCTGGCCAACCGTCAGGTGCCCACCCGCCTGCAGGACGATGCCGCGTATCGCCAGCGCATCGCCAAGGGCGCGCAGTTCCTTGACTCGCTGCTGGACAAGGAAGGCGTGATCTACGGCGTGACCACCGGCTACGGCGACTCGTGCGTGGTCGCGGTGCCCTTGCAGCATGTCGAAGCACTGCCGCGTCATCTGTACACCTTCCACGGCTGCGGCCTGGGCAAGTTGCTCGACGCCCAGGCCACCCGCGCCGTGCTGGCGGCGCGCTTGCAGTCGCTGTGCCATGGCGTGTCCGGGGTACGCGTGGAACTGCTGGAGCGCCTGCAGGGCTTCCTCGAACACGACGTGCTGCCGCTGATCCCGGAAGAAGGCTCGGTAGGCGCCAGCGGCGATCTGACACCGCTGTCCTACGTGGCGGCGACCTTGTCCGGCGAGCGTGAAGTGCTGTTTCGTGGCGAACGCCGCCAAGCCGCCGACGTTCATCGCGAACTGGGCTGGGAACCGTTGGTGCTGCGGCCCAAGGAAGCCCTGGCGCTGATGAACGGCACGGCGGTGATGACCGGCATCGCGTGCCTGGCCTTCGCCCGCGCCGACTACCTGCTGCACCTGGCCACGCGCATTACCGCGCTGAATGTGGTGGCGCTGCAAGGCAACCCGGAGCACTTCGACGAGCGCCTGTTCGCCGCCAAGCCTCATCCAGGGCAGATGCAAGTCGCCGCCTGGTTGCGCGAAGACCTGGCCATTGATGCACCGACTGCCCCGCTGCACCGCCTGCAGGACCGCTACTCGCTGCGCTGCGCGCCCCACGTGCTCGGCGTACTGGCCGACAGCCTGAACTGGCTGCGCTCGTTTATCGAGATCGAGCTGAACAGCGCCAACGACAACCCGATCATCGATGCCGAAGCCGAACGCGTGCTGCACGGCGGGCACTTCTACGGCGGGCACATTGCCTTTGCCATGGACAGCCTCAAGACCCTGGTGGCCAACGTCGCCGACCTGCTCGACCGCCAACTGGCGCTGCTGGTGGACGTGCGTTACAACCACGGCCTGCCGAGCAACCTGTCGGGCGCGCCGGCCGACCGCGCCATGCTCAACCATGGCTTCAAGGCCGTGCAGATCGGCACCAGCGCCTGGACCGCCGAGGCGCTGAAAAACACCATGCCGGCCAGCGTGTTTTCGCGCTCTACCGAATGCCATAACCAGGACAAAGTGAGCATGGGCACCATCGCCGCCCGCGACGCTGTGCGCGTGCTGGAGCTGACCGAACAGGTGGCCGCCGCCACGTTGCTCGCCGCCCACCAGGGCGTGTGGTTGCGTGCCCAGGCCGAGGATGCCCGGCCGTTGCCACCGGCACTGGCAGCGATGCACGAAGAGCTGGCCAAGGACTTTGCGCCAGTCATTGAAGACCGCGCGCTGGAAGGCGAACTGCGCCTGTGCCTGCAACGCATTGCCGAGCAACACTGGAGGCTGCATGCGTAG
- a CDS encoding outer membrane lipoprotein carrier protein LolA, with protein sequence MTPPVGASLLAKIANDNAGHLTPRSALRFFASKLAPTVAAALLSFSAHAFDLQQLSEQLAKPSVIHGHFTQEKHLRALPQPLVSKGSFVLAKDHGLLWLLKTPLQQDYRISAQGIARRDANGWQWLPTKSAGTEQNRLFLAVLGGDSSGLQRDFELQLQGEAQQWKLTLIPRSLLLKQVFTQINIDGGALVNTIELLETQGDSTVLRMQDSTADQPLSDAEQHDFAQ encoded by the coding sequence ATGACCCCCCCTGTAGGAGCGAGCTTGCTCGCGAAGATCGCCAACGATAACGCGGGCCACCTGACGCCCCGCAGCGCCCTCAGGTTTTTCGCGAGCAAGCTCGCTCCTACAGTGGCCGCCGCGTTGCTGAGCTTCAGCGCCCACGCCTTCGACCTGCAACAGCTCAGCGAGCAGCTCGCCAAACCCAGCGTGATCCACGGCCACTTCACCCAGGAAAAACACCTGCGCGCCCTGCCCCAGCCACTGGTCAGCAAAGGCAGCTTCGTGCTCGCCAAGGACCACGGCTTGCTGTGGCTGCTCAAAACCCCGCTGCAGCAGGACTACCGCATCAGCGCCCAGGGCATCGCTCGGCGTGACGCCAACGGCTGGCAATGGCTGCCCACCAAGAGCGCCGGTACCGAGCAGAATCGTCTGTTCCTCGCCGTGCTGGGCGGCGACAGCAGCGGCTTGCAGCGCGACTTCGAGCTGCAACTGCAAGGCGAGGCTCAACAGTGGAAGCTCACGCTGATCCCGCGTTCGCTGTTGCTCAAGCAAGTGTTCACCCAAATCAATATCGATGGCGGCGCGCTGGTGAACACCATCGAGCTGCTGGAAACCCAGGGCGACAGCACGGTACTGCGCATGCAGGACAGTACCGCTGACCAGCCACTGAGCGATGCGGAGCAACACGACTTTGCCCAGTGA